Below is a window of Gossypium hirsutum isolate 1008001.06 chromosome A12, Gossypium_hirsutum_v2.1, whole genome shotgun sequence DNA.
TTGAAGTATAAATCCTATGTgttgcttaattttgaaaattaatgatagatatatgtttttaattcttgGCTAGGATCAAAAGGCTCATGAGGCAATTTTCAAAGTGCTTAATCTTCCAAGGTGTGTATGATATGAtcaattcttattcttttctttatttttgtccaGATATTTAGTTTAAATACTGAATATTGACGACCTTACATCAATTGGGGTCTATGTtgcatatgttttatatttttcttttgtgcAGTATCACCGAGGAGCCCTCGTTAATGGAGTGGACAACTAGGGCTGCAATTTGCGATAAGTTACATGAGCCGGTGTGTTGCAACTCATTGTCTGATTCAATCTTGATTTCTTACAGATTGCTTTCAGAGTCTTATCTATGTATGACTAACATACAGGTCAGAATTGCTATAGTGGGGAAGTACACAGGCCTTTCTGATACCTATCTCTCTATACTGAAGGTGGGCCATTAACTACTGTTAGCTTTCTTGGTTGAACACTAGTTTTTCATTGACACTTTTTGTTTCCCCAACTTGTATTCCATGTACGACTGatcattttcttttttactaAGGTGAAAAAACAAAGATACAAGTTTGTGCAACATGAATTTTTCATATAAAGTTGTGGTTCTGTTTGtgatgcataaaattttcaaataaaatatatatgtgaatttatcATTACGAAATTGTTTGCAGTTTGAAGAAATACatgaatttatcaaataatatatatgaagCTGTGAGACATGGTTTTTCATGTTTGTGCAATAAGCCTGCTTATGTCATAAATACATGGTATGCACacatgaaattttcatataaaattgtATTGCTTTTTGTGTAGGCTTTGTTGCATGCATCTGTTGCTCGTGGTAAGAAACTTATTGTGGATTGGGTTCCTGCTAGTGACCTTGAAGATATGACTGAAATAGAGGTGAAACTAATTTTACATCCTTCAGCATGTTATGCCTTGGTTTTTACTTGTTTAACTTCTTGACAAAAATATTCCCTTTACAGAATCTTGATGCTTACAAGGCTGCGTGGAAGTTGCTCAAGGTTGGTAACATTTTAGTTCGTTATTGCATTATATGGCTTGGTTATGATAATTTGCTGCTTGATAGTCCTTTGACTGGCTTCTATCCTCAGAGTGCAGATGGTGTTCTGGTTCCCGGAGGGTTTGGTGATAGAGGGGTGCAAGGAAAAATTCTTGCAGCAAAGCATGCACGGGAAAACAGAATTCCCTTTCTTGGAATATGTCTAGGAATGCAGATTGCTGTCATTGAGTTTGCACGATCTGTTCTAGGATTGAAAGATGCAAATAGCACTGAGTTCGATCCTAACACTCGAAATCCTTGTGTTATATTTATGCCCGAGGTTTGGTGTTTTCTTGTTTGTACCTAACTTCATGGGATCGACTTACTTTTATCATTTCTAAAACATATTCGTGTCCTTATCCATTTAATCAGGGCTCAAAAACGCATAAGGGTGGTACAATGCGTCTTGGATCAAGGAGGACATATTTCCAAGTATCGGACTGCAAATCTGTGAAATTGTTAGCACCTTGGACTCGTTTTGCACATTATTATTTTGGTTGTTGCAGATATTAAGTACATTGCAAGGGTTTATTTTTGATGATATACCTATATATTATTAAgaaattatttcattaatattttttataaaaataattttagttttaactagGTGACATCCATAGTAATACACTGAGTATAAATTTTTGCGATGGTAATGGGTGAATGGGGTAaatataaaatggtttatcaAGTTGGTCCAGTTTGTCCAAATTAGCTAACCCTTTTATTTTGCATTCCTGTAGATATGGAAATAGAGGATTCATAGATGAGAGACATAGGCACAGATATGAGGTAAGTGACATTAAGATGTTATGTTTGCAGTGCAAACAAGTATGCAACCTTGTGAAACTAAGGTGTAAGTCTGTACTTGTAGGTAAATCCTGATATGGTAGCACGCCTTGAAAATGCCGGCTTATCTTTCACTGGCAAGGACCAAACTAGTCAACGCATGGAGGTGTTGATTCTTTGCTCTTGAAGACCGTCTCTGTCTTGTCTccatattattattgaaattatttgtGTATGGTCAATGGGTTTGAATTAGTAGCATATGGTATGTTTATGATGCAGATTATTGAACTACCCGATCATCCATACTACATTGGTGTTCAATTCCATCCCGAATTTAAATCAAGACCAGGAAAACCTTCCGCCTTGTTCTTAGGTACTTTAATTaggaatccttttttttttttggtttaaaaaacATGGTAAAAAAGAGGTTTGTTTTGGAAGCCATAACTTTTTTCTAGGCATGTTCAGGCAGGCATGTATTGTGTGTTGTTTGAAACTATTTTACCAGCTTTGTTGAAACATATGCAGGTTTAATAGGGGCAGCTTGTGGAGAATTAAATGCTGTCCTACAATCAGGGTTGGAAGGCCAAGAGAAGGTGAACTGTGAAACTGTTAATTGTCCCTCTAATAAGAAACCTAACCAAAATGGATATGCTACAAAGCCTACAAATATCATAACAGATGCTGTATACAGTTATTGTAACGGTGTGCATTCTTAAGTTTCCTTTGATTTGGTTATAATAtaatgtaatttgtgtttttatgtaaAATAGTTATTCTGACGTAGGCTTTTGCTGGCTAAATATACTCAGCCGCTAAGGTTGCCTTTTCTTCTATGCTGCAAAACCACAGTTAGCCTAGTTAGTTAGTTGGATCCTTATGTTTTAACAAGGGTCCGGAGTGCTTGTTGTTTGTTTTCAGTTGTAATAATTTTATTCTTCGCCTTTTAGGAATGGCTCTTTA
It encodes the following:
- the LOC107927404 gene encoding CTP synthase, whose amino-acid sequence is MKKMKYVLVTGGVVSGLGKGVTASSIGLLLKECGLRVTSIKIDPYLNKDAGTMSPFEHGEVFVLDDGGEVDLDLGNYERFLDVQLTSDNNITTGKIYQFVLDKERKGDFLGKTVQVVPHITDAIQEWIERVAMIPVDGKEGPADVCVIELGGTIGDIESMPFIEALGQFSCRVGVGNFCLIHVSLVPVLNVVGEQKTKPTQHSVRGLRGLGLTPNILACRSTMALDDNVKEKLSQFCHVSAEHIITLYDVPNIWHIPLLLRDQKAHEAIFKVLNLPSITEEPSLMEWTTRAAICDKLHEPVRIAIVGKYTGLSDTYLSILKALLHASVARGKKLIVDWVPASDLEDMTEIENLDAYKAAWKLLKSADGVLVPGGFGDRGVQGKILAAKHARENRIPFLGICLGMQIAVIEFARSVLGLKDANSTEFDPNTRNPCVIFMPEGSKTHKGGTMRLGSRRTYFQVSDCKSVKLYGNRGFIDERHRHRYEVNPDMVARLENAGLSFTGKDQTSQRMEIIELPDHPYYIGVQFHPEFKSRPGKPSALFLGLIGAACGELNAVLQSGLEGQEKVNCETVNCPSNKKPNQNGYATKPTNIITDAVYSYCNGVHS